The Amycolatopsis viridis genome window below encodes:
- a CDS encoding NDMA-dependent alcohol dehydrogenase, which produces MYTRGAVIRQAPGELEVVDLELDDPYPDEVQVRLVASGLCHSDDHHATGDIPVGTYPFALGHEGAGVVTKAGPNTKGIEEGDHVIFSAIPSCGHCRWCAAGASNLCDLAAGILAGPRFTDGTYRLHTTEGTPVGQMCGISTFAETTTVSLASVVKIDPDIPLDKACLVGCGVSTGWGSAVNSARVRPGDTVIVMGVGGIGASALQGAVHAGASNVIAVDPVAFKREQAPVFGATHAVESMAEATELAKQFTNGQGADAAVITVGVMRPEYVGQALGAVRKAGIVVTTAVGPHRVSDVPLDLFELTLFQKRLEGTCFGATSGNRDVHRLLRLYQEGTLKLDEMITRTYPLDDIAQGYRDMHEGKNIRGVVLFD; this is translated from the coding sequence GTGTACACACGTGGAGCGGTGATCCGGCAGGCGCCCGGTGAGCTGGAGGTGGTCGACCTCGAGCTGGACGACCCCTATCCGGACGAGGTGCAGGTGCGGCTCGTCGCCTCGGGGCTGTGCCACTCGGACGACCACCACGCCACGGGGGACATCCCGGTCGGCACCTACCCCTTCGCACTGGGGCACGAAGGTGCGGGCGTCGTGACGAAGGCGGGGCCGAACACCAAGGGCATCGAGGAAGGCGATCACGTCATCTTCTCCGCGATTCCCTCGTGCGGGCACTGCCGCTGGTGCGCTGCCGGGGCGTCGAACCTGTGCGACCTGGCCGCGGGCATCCTGGCCGGCCCCCGGTTCACCGACGGCACCTACCGCCTGCACACCACCGAGGGCACGCCGGTCGGCCAGATGTGCGGTATCTCCACCTTCGCCGAGACGACGACGGTGTCGCTGGCCTCGGTGGTGAAGATCGACCCGGACATCCCGCTGGACAAGGCGTGCCTGGTCGGGTGCGGGGTCAGCACCGGCTGGGGTTCGGCGGTCAACTCCGCCCGCGTCCGGCCGGGGGACACGGTGATCGTGATGGGCGTCGGCGGGATCGGCGCGAGCGCGCTGCAAGGTGCCGTCCACGCGGGGGCGTCGAACGTCATCGCGGTGGATCCGGTGGCCTTCAAACGGGAACAGGCGCCGGTGTTCGGGGCCACCCACGCCGTCGAGTCGATGGCGGAGGCCACGGAGCTCGCCAAGCAGTTCACCAATGGGCAGGGTGCCGACGCCGCCGTCATCACGGTCGGGGTCATGCGGCCGGAGTACGTCGGCCAGGCGCTCGGGGCGGTCCGCAAGGCGGGCATCGTGGTCACCACGGCGGTCGGGCCGCACCGGGTCAGCGACGTGCCGCTCGACCTGTTCGAGCTGACGCTCTTCCAGAAGCGCCTGGAGGGCACGTGTTTCGGTGCCACGAGCGGGAACCGGGACGTCCACCGGCTGCTCCGGCTCTACCAGGAGGGCACGTTGAAACTCGACGAGATGATCACCAGGACGTACCCGCTGGACGACATCGCGCAGGGGTACCGGGACATGCACGAGGGCAAGAACATCCGGGGAGTCGTGCTGTTCGACTGA
- a CDS encoding aldehyde dehydrogenase family protein produces the protein MTGTGTHPVRLVDPGRMLIGGSWVPAVSGKTFPVLDPGTGEVVAEAGEGGVADVDAAVRAARGSFEDERWLRLSGAQRAVVLWRVAELIEASADELARLESLDVGMPVSQARAMAGEAVNQFRYFAGWADKIDGRSVQAGTAERRLHGYTLREPVGVAGLIVPWNAPMIAVSQKLAPALAAGCSCVLKPSEEAPLTTLALGRILLEAGVPDGVVNIVTGYGLPAGAAMAAHDGIDKVSFTGSTEVGRQIVRAATGNLKKVSLELGGKSPVVVLPDADLAAAVPGIAMGVFWNSGQICTSGTRLFAHRDVFDELVHGIAEYAGDLKVGYGTEPSVDLGPLISQRQLARVSRYVEGGIEAGARVLTGGSRIGDKGFFFQPTVVADVDQSMRIVREEIFGPVLGAMAFDDVGAAVAAANDSDYGLAASVWTRDVARAHSIARRLRAGRVGINVHRAGGVQMPVGGYKQSGWGRENGPEAIGEYLETKSVVTLLDA, from the coding sequence GTCGACCCGGGACGGATGCTCATCGGCGGATCCTGGGTTCCGGCGGTTTCCGGGAAGACCTTCCCGGTCCTCGACCCCGGCACCGGTGAGGTCGTCGCGGAAGCCGGCGAGGGCGGCGTCGCGGACGTCGACGCGGCGGTGCGAGCGGCCCGCGGGTCGTTCGAGGACGAGCGCTGGCTTCGGTTGTCCGGCGCCCAGCGGGCGGTGGTCCTGTGGCGCGTCGCCGAGCTGATCGAGGCGAGCGCCGACGAGCTGGCCCGCCTGGAGAGCCTGGACGTGGGCATGCCGGTGTCCCAGGCGCGGGCCATGGCCGGCGAGGCGGTCAACCAGTTCCGGTACTTCGCCGGATGGGCGGACAAGATCGACGGCCGGAGCGTCCAGGCCGGCACGGCCGAGCGGCGCCTGCACGGGTACACGCTCCGTGAACCCGTCGGCGTCGCCGGTCTGATCGTCCCGTGGAACGCGCCGATGATCGCGGTGTCGCAGAAGCTGGCCCCGGCTCTGGCCGCCGGGTGTTCGTGCGTGCTGAAGCCCTCGGAGGAGGCGCCGCTCACCACGCTCGCACTCGGACGGATCCTGCTCGAGGCCGGCGTGCCGGACGGGGTGGTCAACATCGTCACCGGGTACGGGCTGCCGGCCGGGGCGGCGATGGCCGCCCACGACGGCATCGACAAGGTGAGCTTCACCGGTTCGACGGAGGTCGGCAGGCAGATCGTGCGCGCCGCCACCGGCAACCTCAAGAAGGTCTCCCTCGAGCTGGGCGGCAAGTCCCCGGTCGTCGTGCTGCCGGACGCGGACCTGGCCGCGGCGGTTCCGGGCATCGCCATGGGCGTGTTCTGGAACTCCGGGCAGATCTGCACGTCCGGCACCCGGCTGTTCGCCCACCGGGACGTGTTCGACGAACTCGTGCACGGAATCGCGGAATACGCGGGCGATCTCAAGGTCGGGTACGGCACGGAGCCGTCCGTGGATCTGGGGCCGCTGATCTCGCAACGCCAGCTCGCCCGCGTCAGCCGGTACGTCGAAGGCGGGATCGAGGCGGGCGCACGGGTGCTGACCGGCGGATCCCGCATCGGGGACAAGGGTTTCTTCTTCCAGCCCACGGTGGTCGCCGACGTCGACCAGTCGATGCGCATCGTGCGCGAGGAGATCTTCGGGCCGGTGCTCGGCGCGATGGCGTTCGACGACGTCGGCGCGGCGGTCGCCGCGGCCAACGACAGCGACTACGGGCTGGCCGCGAGCGTGTGGACCCGGGACGTCGCACGAGCCCATTCGATCGCGCGCCGGCTGCGGGCCGGCCGGGTCGGCATCAACGTCCACCGCGCCGGCGGGGTGCAGATGCCCGTCGGGGGCTACAAGCAGTCCGGGTGGGGCCGGGAGAACGGACCCGAGGCGATCGGGGAATACCTCGAGACCAAGTCCGTGGTCACGCTGCTCGACGCATGA
- a CDS encoding helix-turn-helix domain-containing protein: protein MEIAKDIRDFLMTRRAKITPEQAGLVPGARRRVPGLRREEVARLAGVSTEYYVQIERGQISGVSDEVLHAIARALQLDDVETAHLFDLVRATTRRAGARTAKPRAARQRVPDGVQALMDSMAGAPAIVQNGHLDLVGANALGRALYAGVSERASGTPNLARFIFLDERAAEVFPDWEKAADDSVALLHVEAARSPYSKVVTGLVGELATRSAEFRARWAAHDVRAHRRGTKQFHHPLVGDLTLRFEALEITSAANLTLIGYTAEPRSPSAEALQLLASWIATAPSPEASAPAATDRQ, encoded by the coding sequence ATGGAAATCGCCAAGGACATCCGGGACTTCCTGATGACCCGCCGCGCGAAGATCACCCCGGAGCAGGCCGGGCTCGTGCCCGGGGCACGGCGGCGGGTGCCCGGGCTGCGGCGTGAGGAGGTGGCGCGCCTGGCCGGCGTGAGCACCGAGTACTACGTGCAGATCGAACGCGGTCAGATCTCCGGCGTGTCCGACGAGGTCCTGCACGCCATCGCCAGGGCGCTGCAGCTCGACGACGTCGAGACGGCCCACCTGTTCGACCTGGTGCGCGCCACCACCCGCCGCGCCGGGGCGCGCACGGCGAAACCGCGCGCCGCGCGGCAGCGGGTCCCCGACGGCGTGCAGGCGCTGATGGACTCGATGGCCGGCGCCCCGGCGATCGTCCAGAACGGCCACCTCGACCTCGTCGGCGCCAACGCGCTGGGGCGGGCACTGTACGCCGGCGTGTCCGAGCGGGCCTCCGGGACGCCGAACCTGGCGCGGTTCATCTTCCTGGACGAGCGCGCCGCGGAGGTCTTCCCGGACTGGGAGAAGGCGGCCGACGACTCGGTGGCGCTGCTGCACGTCGAAGCGGCCCGCTCGCCCTACTCCAAGGTGGTCACCGGTCTCGTCGGGGAGCTGGCCACGCGCAGCGCGGAGTTCCGTGCGCGGTGGGCCGCCCACGACGTGCGGGCCCACCGGCGCGGCACGAAGCAGTTCCACCACCCGCTGGTCGGCGACCTCACCCTGCGCTTCGAAGCGCTCGAGATCACCAGCGCGGCCAACCTGACGCTGATCGGCTACACCGCGGAGCCCCGCTCCCCCTCGGCCGAGGCGCTGCAGCTCCTCGCGAGCTGGATCGCGACCGCGCCGTCACCGGAGGCGAGCGCGCCCGCGGCGACTGACCGACAATGA
- a CDS encoding alpha/beta hydrolase, whose amino-acid sequence MQTITFPNGPISMAGNLYLPSDFDPQGSYAAVVTVHPGGGVKEQTAGRYASKLAERGFVALAFDASCQGDSGGQPRFLEDPAARVEDVRAAVDHLQTLGYVDAERIGVLGVCAGGGYAVTAAMTDHRIKAVTTVSAVNIGSAYRKGWFGTDPDSAAVATLEAAAQQRTAEAKGAEAAFIPYVPPALDESTPRDMVEAHDYYLTPRAQHPNAQNKKLFAKSVSRIFAYDAFHLVEDLLTQPILMVAGSEAGSLWHTTELHSRVRSAKKLVVVEGGTHMDFYDVPQYVKRAVEEAAPFFEENLAG is encoded by the coding sequence GTGCAGACGATCACTTTCCCCAACGGCCCGATCAGCATGGCGGGCAACCTGTACCTGCCGTCGGACTTCGACCCGCAGGGCAGCTACGCGGCTGTGGTCACCGTCCACCCCGGCGGCGGGGTGAAGGAGCAGACCGCTGGCCGGTACGCGAGCAAGCTGGCCGAGCGGGGTTTCGTCGCGCTCGCGTTCGACGCCTCCTGCCAGGGTGACTCCGGCGGGCAGCCGCGGTTCCTGGAGGACCCGGCCGCCCGCGTGGAGGACGTGCGCGCCGCGGTCGACCACCTGCAGACCCTCGGCTACGTCGACGCCGAGCGCATCGGTGTGCTGGGCGTCTGCGCCGGCGGCGGGTACGCCGTCACCGCGGCGATGACCGACCACCGCATCAAGGCCGTCACGACCGTCAGCGCGGTCAACATCGGCTCCGCGTACCGCAAGGGCTGGTTCGGCACCGACCCCGACTCGGCGGCCGTGGCCACGCTGGAAGCCGCCGCCCAGCAGCGGACGGCCGAGGCGAAGGGTGCCGAGGCGGCGTTCATCCCGTACGTGCCGCCGGCCCTCGACGAGAGCACCCCGCGCGACATGGTCGAGGCGCACGACTACTACCTGACGCCGCGCGCCCAGCACCCGAACGCGCAGAACAAGAAGCTGTTCGCCAAGAGCGTTTCCCGGATCTTCGCCTACGACGCCTTCCACCTCGTCGAGGACCTGCTGACGCAGCCGATCCTGATGGTCGCCGGGAGCGAGGCCGGCTCCCTGTGGCACACCACGGAGCTGCACTCGCGGGTGCGGTCGGCCAAGAAGCTGGTGGTCGTCGAGGGCGGCACGCACATGGACTTCTACGACGTGCCGCAGTACGTGAAGCGGGCCGTCGAGGAGGCCGCGCCGTTCTTCGAGGAGAACCTGGCGGGGTAG
- a CDS encoding low temperature requirement protein A, which translates to MPASNARAHRDVSPLELFFDLVFVLAIGQLTHHLIEHLTWRGAGETLIALVAVCGVWAFTSFEVTLLDIERTATRAITLLVMGLGLFMNAGIQHAFDSGPWLFVVPMLLALAGPGAYAAATSPAPELRRHFGRVLIWIGASTPFWVAGAASAPGARIWWWAGGALIDLLGTWTAHPTPGRTTRTERLPFDAEHMLERMRLFLIILLGETVLTLGRVLADHAQDVLTPLMALGGFVALVCLWAIYFGRSEQEVVSHAASSADPIRSVHLGINVVYGVVAGLVVFAAGMELVLVHAHHPSAGIAGVLVAAGPLVYLAAQAVYFRAGPGTGWLPRALGAVALAIVAAAAYWLPAYGVLTLLVVVLVVPTAHLVRARVR; encoded by the coding sequence ATGCCGGCGTCGAACGCACGGGCCCACCGGGACGTCTCACCACTCGAACTCTTCTTCGACCTGGTGTTCGTCCTGGCCATCGGACAGCTCACGCACCACCTGATCGAGCACCTGACCTGGCGGGGCGCCGGCGAGACGCTGATCGCCCTCGTGGCCGTGTGCGGGGTCTGGGCGTTCACGTCCTTCGAGGTCACCCTGCTCGACATCGAGCGCACGGCCACCCGTGCGATAACGCTCCTGGTGATGGGCCTCGGCCTGTTCATGAACGCCGGGATCCAACACGCGTTCGACTCCGGGCCGTGGCTCTTCGTCGTGCCGATGCTGCTCGCGCTCGCCGGTCCGGGCGCCTACGCCGCGGCGACATCGCCCGCGCCCGAACTGCGGCGGCACTTCGGGCGCGTGCTGATCTGGATCGGCGCGTCGACCCCCTTCTGGGTGGCCGGAGCGGCCTCCGCCCCCGGCGCCCGGATCTGGTGGTGGGCGGGCGGCGCGCTCATCGATCTGCTCGGCACCTGGACCGCGCACCCGACGCCCGGTCGCACGACCCGGACCGAGCGCCTCCCGTTCGACGCCGAGCACATGCTCGAACGGATGCGGCTGTTCCTCATCATCCTGCTGGGTGAAACCGTGCTCACCCTCGGACGGGTGCTCGCCGACCACGCCCAGGACGTCCTGACCCCGCTGATGGCGCTGGGTGGTTTCGTCGCGCTGGTCTGCCTGTGGGCGATCTACTTCGGACGGTCCGAGCAGGAGGTCGTCAGCCACGCGGCCAGCAGCGCCGACCCGATCCGGTCGGTGCACCTGGGCATCAACGTGGTCTACGGGGTGGTCGCCGGGCTGGTCGTGTTCGCCGCGGGGATGGAGCTGGTCCTCGTCCACGCCCACCACCCCTCCGCCGGGATCGCCGGTGTGCTGGTGGCGGCCGGCCCGCTCGTCTACCTCGCGGCGCAGGCCGTCTACTTCCGGGCCGGACCGGGCACCGGGTGGCTGCCGCGCGCCCTCGGCGCCGTCGCCCTGGCAATCGTCGCCGCGGCCGCGTACTGGCTGCCGGCGTACGGGGTGCTGACGCTCCTGGTCGTCGTCCTCGTCGTGCCGACCGCGCACCTCGTGCGGGCCCGGGTGAGGTGA
- a CDS encoding nitroreductase yields the protein MRSSVTATGFDLLLGQRWSCRAYLPDPVPDAVVREMFGIAQRTASWCNTQPWQVYVTSGEATRRFARSLTEHAKTHEPAPDLPMPAGYHGVYRERRRGAGYALYRSLGIRREDRDAREAQRLRNFEFFGAPHVAVVTTDREQGVYGAIDCGGYVANLLNAATALGVATIPQAAIAMHADHVHRCLGIPAERLVVCAVSFGYADTAHPVNRFRTDRAQLDDAVVFLGGD from the coding sequence GTGAGGAGTTCCGTGACCGCCACCGGGTTCGATCTGCTGCTCGGGCAGCGCTGGAGTTGTCGCGCCTACCTGCCGGATCCGGTCCCGGACGCGGTGGTGCGCGAGATGTTCGGGATCGCCCAGCGGACCGCGTCGTGGTGCAACACCCAGCCGTGGCAGGTGTACGTCACCTCGGGGGAGGCGACCCGGCGGTTCGCGCGCAGCCTGACCGAGCACGCGAAGACCCATGAGCCCGCGCCGGACCTGCCGATGCCCGCCGGATACCACGGGGTGTACCGGGAGCGCCGGCGCGGCGCGGGGTACGCGCTCTACCGGAGCCTCGGGATCCGGCGGGAGGACCGCGACGCGCGGGAGGCGCAGCGCCTGAGGAACTTCGAGTTCTTCGGCGCCCCGCACGTCGCGGTTGTCACCACCGACCGCGAGCAGGGCGTCTACGGCGCGATCGATTGCGGCGGCTACGTGGCGAACCTCCTCAACGCCGCCACCGCGCTCGGCGTCGCCACGATCCCGCAGGCCGCGATCGCGATGCACGCCGACCACGTCCACCGGTGCCTCGGGATCCCGGCCGAACGGCTCGTGGTCTGCGCGGTCTCCTTCGGCTACGCCGACACCGCGCACCCGGTCAACCGGTTCCGCACCGACCGGGCCCAGCTCGACGACGCGGTGGTCTTCCTCGGCGGCGACTGA